The genomic window CCAGCGGAAAGCCACCACGGAGTAGCACTGCACGGCATCCACCCCCAGCTTGATCAAGTCATAGATCTTGAAGCCATGGTCAATGCCACCACAGGCAATGACACTCATCTGGGGATAGTGTTCGCGAATGTACTTCACGTTCCACATCATGTTTTCATAAAGGGGACGGCCAGACATACCACCGCAGTCACCATCTGCACGAAGCGGAGTCAGGTCTTCAAACTTTGTCTGAACAGGTAATTCACTCATCTTCTTAGTCGGATAAGTGTTGCCCACAACAACGCCGTTCACGCCGCAACGGACCAGCATGTCCATGATGTTCACCAAGTGACGTTCAGAAAGATCCGGACTGATCTTTGCATACACCGCCTTGCGCAAGGTCTGGGAATTACGGAAATTCATAATTTCGGTAAAGATCTTTTCCGTAAGGGTCAAGTCCATATCCACGCGGGATTCGCCCGTATTGGGGCAGCTCACGTTGATTTCGATATAGTCGCCCGCCTTATAGGCGATGGAGAAGCTTTCCACCACATCCTTCAGCTTTTCGTTTTCATCCGTAAGGCCCGGGGTTTCGGCAACGGAAACACCCACGCACATGCCCACCTTGTGAGCCTTGGTCAGCTGCTGGTCCACACGGCTTGCAATCACTTCCACGCCTTCGTTATTCAGGCCCATGCTGTTATGGATAGCACGATCCTCTTCCAGGAAGCCAATTCGCGGACGATGAGTGTTACCTTCGCGATAATTACGGGTAGCGGTTCCAACGGAAATCCCCCCAAAGCCCATATTGGCGTAGTCGCAGATACGTTTTGCAGTCTTGTTGGCGCCAGCGGCAAGGATAATGGGGCAACCCAAATACAGGGAGTTGCTATGATCCGGGAAAGTAATGACCCTCTTCAAAGTCTTCCTCTTGTCCGGACGACCGCTCATGAAAGGAATAATGGGTGCGAATCTGGCAGCATGCTTCAGGGAATCATGTCTAAATTCCGGATTGTTGTGAAATACCTTTCGGATAAAAGCCAAAACTCGGTCACTAGAGCGCAGATAATATTCGTGATTGACGCATTTAAAAGCCATTTTAGGGATCCCTTTTTTAAGACAAGTGACTTTAATCACCATTGGGGCTAAACTCTGCCTATAAAGATATAAAATATCTGAAAGACAAATACATTCAACCCTTTCTTTACTATTTTCTATTTAGAAAAATAGAGTAAATTAAGAACGAAAAGTCCTATGGATCAACAACTTAAGAAGACTGTACACGATAATATGGCAAGCTATATCGAGCGCTTGTCCAGTCTTGTTCGTATCCCGTCCATCAGTTTTGACAACTTTGACCAGAAATACGTGCAGCATAGCGCAGAAGCGGTCAAGAGAATGTTTGAGGAAGCAGGCCTCGAGAACATCCAGTTCCTGACACCTGAAAGTGGTCGCCACACCGTCTATGGTGAAAGTTTGACAGATCCCACCAAGCCCACCATCCTGCTGTACGCCCATCACGACGTCCAGCCCCCCATGCGTGAGCACTTGTGGAACACCAAGCCCTTTGAAGCGACTCTCAGCGCCGATGGAGAACGTCTTTTTGGACGCGGCACTGCCGATGACAAGGCCGGCATCATTACCCATCTTGCAGCTCTCGAACTGGTCCGCGCATCCAAGAAGGAGCAGGGACCGAACCTGAAGTTTATCATCGAAGGCGAAGAAGAATCCGGAAGTGCAGGTTTTGCCCAGATCCTTCAGAAATACGCCCCTCTTCTGAAGTGCGACGCCGTGATTGTTGCTGACCTCGGAAACTTCGCCAAGGGAACCCCCTCCATTACCACCACCCTCCGTGGCATGAGCGCCATTTCCGTGGAACTGAAATCCACCAAGGCTCCACTCCACTCAGGATCCTGGTCCGGACCCATTCCTGACGTGGCTCAGGTTCTTTGTCGAATCATCGCGAGTCTCACCGACGGTAATGGCAACATTCTTATCCCCCACTTCGAAGACGGAATTGTCCCCCCCACTGCAGAGGAATTGGCATCCTACAAGAGCCTTGGCATGACAGAAGCGATCTTCAGAAATGATGGAGGCATCCTGCCGGAAACAAGGCTCCTGGTCCCCGAAGATGAAATTCTTCTGGCCAACTGGCGTAGGCCCTCCATTACCGTTACCGCTATGGAAGTGGGCAACCGCAAGAACGCAGGCAATGTACTACAGGACAGCGCCTATGCCCGCATCGGCATCCGTCTTGCGCCAGGCATGGACGCAGACCGCTGCACCGACCTGC from Fibrobacter sp. UWR4 includes these protein-coding regions:
- a CDS encoding dihydroorotate oxidase gives rise to the protein MAFKCVNHEYYLRSSDRVLAFIRKVFHNNPEFRHDSLKHAARFAPIIPFMSGRPDKRKTLKRVITFPDHSNSLYLGCPIILAAGANKTAKRICDYANMGFGGISVGTATRNYREGNTHRPRIGFLEEDRAIHNSMGLNNEGVEVIASRVDQQLTKAHKVGMCVGVSVAETPGLTDENEKLKDVVESFSIAYKAGDYIEINVSCPNTGESRVDMDLTLTEKIFTEIMNFRNSQTLRKAVYAKISPDLSERHLVNIMDMLVRCGVNGVVVGNTYPTKKMSELPVQTKFEDLTPLRADGDCGGMSGRPLYENMMWNVKYIREHYPQMSVIACGGIDHGFKIYDLIKLGVDAVQCYSVVAFRWMAAHAMRKELEVALAEEGYKTLQEYDDRNPKVTKLQ
- a CDS encoding M20/M25/M40 family metallo-hydrolase — translated: MDQQLKKTVHDNMASYIERLSSLVRIPSISFDNFDQKYVQHSAEAVKRMFEEAGLENIQFLTPESGRHTVYGESLTDPTKPTILLYAHHDVQPPMREHLWNTKPFEATLSADGERLFGRGTADDKAGIITHLAALELVRASKKEQGPNLKFIIEGEEESGSAGFAQILQKYAPLLKCDAVIVADLGNFAKGTPSITTTLRGMSAISVELKSTKAPLHSGSWSGPIPDVAQVLCRIIASLTDGNGNILIPHFEDGIVPPTAEELASYKSLGMTEAIFRNDGGILPETRLLVPEDEILLANWRRPSITVTAMEVGNRKNAGNVLQDSAYARIGIRLAPGMDADRCTDLLVDFIKSLVPYGITCEIATEDGANPFVTDTSHPFFKLMSESMAAAYESPTKFIGCGASIPGAELFRNTFGDIPILLTGLEDPECNAHGENESLYLPDFERGILAEALFFEGLC